A single genomic interval of Xylanivirga thermophila harbors:
- the gatB gene encoding Asp-tRNA(Asn)/Glu-tRNA(Gln) amidotransferase subunit GatB, producing MSNYETVIGLEIHAELSTHSKVFCGCTTEFGGQPNTHCCPICTGMPGVLPSVNKRAVEYAIKAGLALNCNIAEYSKMDRKNYCYPDLPKAYQISQFDLPLCYGGYLNIEVDGQVKRIGINRIHLEEDAGKLVHDQSETESFVDYNRCGVPLIEIVTEPDMRSPEEGRIFLEKVKSILEYIEVSDCKMEEGSLRCDVNVSVRPRGQKEFGIRTEMKNLNSFRAAYRAMEYESRRHIQVLGEGGTIGQETRRWDDALGKSYTMRTKEEAQDYRYFPEPDLVPIVVDRAWVEKLKGELPELPDDKKMRYVDEYGLPEYDAGVLTSSKEVARFFEETVKLYDNPKTVSNWVMGDLLRLLKDRGIEMAEVKITPEGLIDLIKLVDKGVISISIGKTVFEEMFDTGKDAETIVDEKGLKQISDEGALREIVKDVLSNNPKSIEDYKAGKKKAMGYLVGQTMKATKGKANPQMVNKILKEELDRA from the coding sequence ATGAGTAATTATGAGACAGTAATAGGTCTTGAAATTCATGCTGAGCTTAGTACCCATTCAAAAGTATTTTGTGGATGTACTACTGAATTTGGCGGGCAACCCAATACACATTGTTGTCCGATATGTACAGGGATGCCTGGGGTGCTCCCATCTGTAAACAAAAGGGCGGTAGAATATGCCATAAAGGCAGGTCTGGCGCTTAATTGTAATATTGCAGAATATAGCAAGATGGATAGAAAAAACTATTGTTACCCAGACTTACCAAAGGCTTACCAAATATCCCAGTTTGATTTGCCCTTATGCTATGGGGGGTATTTGAATATAGAAGTGGATGGTCAGGTAAAGCGAATAGGAATAAATCGCATTCATTTAGAGGAAGATGCCGGAAAACTTGTTCATGATCAGTCTGAAACTGAATCATTTGTAGACTATAATCGATGTGGAGTACCATTAATAGAGATAGTAACAGAACCTGATATGCGTTCACCTGAAGAAGGTAGGATATTTCTTGAAAAGGTAAAATCCATACTTGAATATATAGAAGTATCGGATTGTAAAATGGAGGAAGGTTCTCTAAGATGCGATGTTAATGTATCAGTACGACCCAGAGGACAAAAGGAGTTTGGTATACGTACCGAGATGAAAAATCTAAATTCATTTAGGGCGGCATATAGAGCTATGGAGTATGAATCTCGAAGACATATACAGGTGTTAGGGGAAGGAGGTACCATAGGCCAAGAAACTAGGAGATGGGATGATGCCTTAGGCAAAAGTTATACAATGCGTACAAAGGAAGAAGCCCAGGACTATAGGTATTTTCCTGAGCCTGATCTGGTGCCTATAGTGGTAGATAGGGCATGGGTGGAAAAATTGAAAGGAGAATTGCCCGAACTTCCAGATGATAAAAAGATGCGTTATGTAGATGAGTACGGCCTGCCAGAGTATGATGCAGGGGTACTTACATCCTCAAAGGAAGTTGCAAGATTCTTTGAAGAAACAGTAAAACTGTATGACAACCCAAAGACAGTGAGTAACTGGGTAATGGGTGATCTATTGAGACTATTAAAGGACAGGGGTATAGAGATGGCGGAAGTAAAGATTACCCCAGAGGGCCTTATAGATCTTATAAAATTGGTGGACAAGGGAGTTATAAGCATATCCATCGGTAAGACGGTATTTGAAGAGATGTTTGATACTGGAAAGGATGCAGAGACCATAGTTGATGAAAAAGGTCTTAAACAGATATCAGATGAAGGTGCATTGAGGGAAATAGTAAAAGATGTATTATCAAACAATCCAAAGTCCATAGAGGATTATAAAGCAGGTAAGAAAAAGGCTATGGGCTATTTGGTAGGACAGACTATGAAGGCTACAAAGGGTAAGGCAAACCCGCAAATGGTAAATAAAATACTCAAGGAAGAATTGGATAGGGCTTGA
- the gatC gene encoding Asp-tRNA(Asn)/Glu-tRNA(Gln) amidotransferase subunit GatC, with protein MKVSIKEVEHVANLSQLILNDDEKEKVAHDLSEILEYADKLSELDTDGIQPTIHVLHMQNVFREDVVKPSMDRDVLLENAPDAQDGCFKVPKVVE; from the coding sequence ATGAAGGTTTCTATAAAAGAAGTCGAACACGTGGCTAACTTATCCCAGCTTATACTAAATGATGATGAAAAAGAAAAGGTAGCCCATGATCTCAGTGAGATTCTTGAATATGCCGATAAACTTTCTGAATTGGATACAGATGGGATACAACCTACCATCCATGTGCTGCATATGCAAAATGTATTTAGAGAAGATGTGGTAAAGCCCAGCATGGATAGGGATGTATTGCTTGAAAATGCACCTGATGCACAGGATGGGTGTTTCAAAGTACCGAAGGTAGTAGAATAA
- the gatA gene encoding Asp-tRNA(Asn)/Glu-tRNA(Gln) amidotransferase subunit GatA, whose protein sequence is MELYKLTIHEAKDLLAKKEISASELTKSTIDRIQAVENKINAFITLNFDEALNQAKEVDKAIHEGSELPPLAGIPMALKDNMCTLGIKTTCASKMLENFVPPYDATVAKRLKEQKSILLGKLNMDEFAMGSSTENSAFKKTCNPWDITRVPGGSSGGSAASVIADQAFFSLGSDTGGSIRQPASFCGLVGFKPTYGAVSRYGLIAFASSLDQIGPFTKDVTDCALVLNAITGHDHMDATSANIDYPDYTKALKDDVKGWKIGVPKEYFGEGLDPEIKKAIEKAIATFESLGAEIEEISLPHTEYALSVYYILACAEASSNLARYDGVKYGYRASEYDDLDSLYKNTRTQGFGPEVKRRIMLGNYALSSGYYDAYYLKALKVRTLIKEDFDKAFKKYDIILSPTSPTTAFTFGAKTDPLQMYLSDVYTIPVNIAGLPGMSMPCGFDSRGLPIGMQLIGKAFEEDKLLQAAYTFEQNTDYHIKKPAVNWG, encoded by the coding sequence ATGGAACTTTATAAATTGACTATTCATGAAGCAAAAGATCTACTTGCTAAAAAAGAAATAAGTGCTAGTGAACTTACTAAATCAACAATTGATCGTATACAAGCGGTAGAGAACAAGATAAATGCATTTATAACATTAAACTTCGATGAAGCATTGAATCAGGCTAAAGAGGTGGACAAGGCTATACATGAAGGAAGTGAACTCCCGCCACTTGCCGGTATTCCCATGGCATTGAAGGATAACATGTGTACATTGGGGATAAAGACCACCTGTGCATCTAAAATGCTGGAGAATTTTGTACCTCCTTATGATGCTACAGTAGCAAAGCGTTTAAAAGAACAGAAGAGCATACTGCTTGGGAAACTTAATATGGATGAATTTGCCATGGGCTCATCTACAGAAAATTCTGCATTTAAAAAGACATGTAACCCATGGGATATAACCAGGGTTCCTGGTGGATCAAGTGGTGGCTCTGCTGCATCGGTCATAGCAGATCAGGCCTTCTTTTCCCTAGGTTCGGATACTGGTGGTTCTATTAGACAGCCTGCTTCTTTCTGTGGATTGGTAGGGTTTAAGCCTACATATGGTGCTGTGTCCAGATATGGATTGATAGCATTTGCTTCGTCTCTAGATCAAATAGGACCGTTTACAAAGGATGTGACAGACTGTGCATTAGTCTTAAACGCCATAACTGGACATGATCATATGGATGCTACATCGGCAAATATTGATTATCCGGATTACACTAAGGCGTTAAAGGATGATGTAAAGGGATGGAAAATAGGTGTTCCTAAAGAGTATTTTGGTGAAGGCCTAGATCCCGAGATAAAAAAAGCAATTGAAAAGGCTATAGCTACATTTGAAAGTCTAGGTGCAGAGATAGAGGAGATATCCCTTCCCCATACTGAATACGCACTATCAGTCTATTATATACTTGCTTGTGCTGAGGCAAGTTCCAACCTAGCCAGATACGATGGTGTAAAATATGGATATCGTGCTTCAGAGTATGATGACCTGGATAGTTTGTATAAAAACACTAGGACGCAAGGCTTTGGCCCTGAAGTAAAACGCAGGATAATGCTTGGCAACTATGCCCTTAGCTCTGGATATTATGATGCATATTATCTAAAGGCCCTAAAGGTTAGGACACTTATAAAAGAGGATTTTGACAAGGCTTTTAAGAAATATGATATTATACTTTCACCAACAAGTCCTACTACAGCATTTACATTTGGTGCAAAGACTGATCCACTACAGATGTATTTGTCAGATGTATATACTATACCTGTAAATATAGCAGGATTACCAGGTATGTCCATGCCCTGTGGATTTGACAGCAGGGGTCTTCCTATAGGGATGCAACTTATTGGAAAGGCATTTGAAGAGGATAAATTACTTCAAGCGGCATATACATTTGAACAAAATACTGATTATCACATAAAGAAACCTGCTGTGAACTGGGGGTAA